A stretch of Polypterus senegalus isolate Bchr_013 chromosome 3, ASM1683550v1, whole genome shotgun sequence DNA encodes these proteins:
- the med11 gene encoding mediator of RNA polymerase II transcription subunit 11 — MANDRLRALEEVEKEIGTVLQCAGNIILELSKEKHNASFLDRQLSQFTTSVNRVETELSNQIRYLTQVATGQPHEGSTYSARKDCQMALNRVDYARVKLGELGRTCEILLDTQT, encoded by the exons ATGGCAAATGACCGTTTGCGAGCCCTGGAGGAGGTGGAGAAAGAGATCGGCACCGTGTTGCAATGTGCAG GTAACATCATACTGGAGCTGTCCAAGGAGAAACACAATGCAAGCTTTTTGGATCGTCAACTTTCCCAGTTCACAACCTCTGTGAACAGAGTGGAAACGGAGCTGTCCAATCAGATTAGGTATTTGACACAG GTGGCAACAGGCCAACCACATGAAGGTTCTACATACTCTGCACGCAAGGACTGCCAAATGGCACTGAATCGAGTGGATTATGCACGTGTTAAATTGGGAGAACTGGGAAGGACATGTGAAATTCTTCTGGACACTCAGACTTAA